The window CACAACTACTAGGTTTTAAGATGTCTACCCGTCAAGTTTTAGTTCCCACAACTCGGATTTTGAGCGCTACAAGCACCACGGATATCCTCTGCTGGGTTAACCAGAGCTTAGACAACGGCGCTACCGAACTCCTGCTTGATCTCCGTAACGTTATGTTCATGGATAGCAGTGGCTTAGGTACGTTAGTTGTTGCCTTAACGAGGGTGCAAGCGATGGGGGGTACCTTCGCCCTATGTTCTTTGGGTGGGCAGGCCCGCATGTTGCTGGAAGAAACCGATACAGAACAGATGTTTACGATCTATAGCGATCGCCAAATGTTTGAACAACGTCTAGCCGCCGCCTAGCGGGGGTGCATCAAGCTGCTGTGGTGCTGTTCTAAACGGGTTTAGCGATCGCTAAACCCGTAGATGATGGATCGTGCCGTTGCGATCTGTTCCTTTAACCAGCCTAGGATCTATGAAGAGTCTGATGATCTCCGTCGAACTTACAGGTAGGACTTGATGTTGATCTGGAAGCGATTTTCTTGGAAGCGATCCTATGGCTGAGATTCACTATCTTGGTGTAATCTTTCACAACAGCTTGATGCTTAACAATCATCTGTGTTGACAGAGCCATCGGGTAATGTCGCGCCACAGAGATCGGTATTAGA of the Candidatus Obscuribacterales bacterium genome contains:
- a CDS encoding STAS domain-containing protein, which produces MSTRQVLVPTTRILSATSTTDILCWVNQSLDNGATELLLDLRNVMFMDSSGLGTLVVALTRVQAMGGTFALCSLGGQARMLLEETDTEQMFTIYSDRQMFEQRLAAA